Part of the Deltaproteobacteria bacterium genome, ATCGCTCTCCGCACGCACGACTGCCTCGCCGAGGGCGCGCTCGGGCGGCTCGACGGCGTCGATCACGGGGAAGCCCTGCGCCGCTGGCCCGACGACTTCCGTCTGGGCCGCACGGTGCTGGCGCGGCTCTCGGCTTCCGGCTTCACCGCGCCCGGGGGCGAAAGCCGCGCGGCCTTCCTCGCGCGGGCGCGCGAAGCTCAGGCGTTGTGCCAGGCGCTTCTCTTCGACGAAAGTGCGCGCGCGCTGGTCGTCTCGCACGGAGGGCTGCTCGCGTACCTGGTCCAGCTTCTTCTGGGGCGCGAACCCCGCGACGACGCGGCGCTCGGCTTCGATTTCTGCGGCGTCGCGCGCGTGATCTCCTATCGCGAGGATCCCGCGTTCGGCCCGTTCGCGATGCTTCGATTCGCCCCGGTCTGAGGACCGATTCCAGCCTCGCAGCGATTTGATGCATGGACGATTCCGGCCTGTGCGCAGGCTTGACCCGCCTGTGCGGCGCGGGTAACTATGCGCCCGCAACATGGAACCGCGGAAGCGAACCCTCATCGGGCTCTGTCTCGTCGGAATTTGTGCGTCCGTGCTCACCGCGACCGCGGCGGGCCTCTACGAATACACGCCTGAGGAGCAGACCGGCCCCGAACAGCCGATCGCGTTCAACCACGAGATCCACGCCGGCTCGGTCGAGGCGGGAAATCTCGGCATGCAGTGTCTCTACTGCCACGGCCCCGCAGCGCGCGGCCAGCACGCGACCGTGCCTCCGGTCTCCACCTGCCTCGGCTGTCACAACCACGTGAAGGTCGGACGAACCGAGGGATCGGCGGAAGAGATCGCCAAGATCCAGGAGTTCGCCGCGAAGGGCGAGTCGATCCCCTGGATCCGGATCCACGATCTTCCGGACCACGTGCAGTTCAAGCACATGCGTCACGTGAACGCGGGCGTCGCGTGCCAGGAGTGTCATGGCGAGGTCCAGAACATGAAGCGCGTCTATCTCGTGCCGCAGATGCAGTTCACCAGGCGCAGTCTGTGGACTCCCTCGCAGAAGCTCGAGATGGGCTGGTGCATGGAGTGCCACCTCGAGCGCGGCGGGTCCGACGACTGCGCGGCCTGCCACTACTAGAAGAACCGGGGACCGAGACACACCATGCCGGAGATCGATCGCCGAGACTTCCTGAAGATCGTGGGCATGACCGCGGGCGCTGCGGCGACCGTCGCGTGCAACGAGCCGATCCAGAAGATCATCCCGTACCTGAATCAGCCCACGGAAGTGATTCCGGGGCTCGCGACCTGGTACAACAGCACTTGCAGAGCGTGCCCGGCGGCCTGCTCGGTGCGCGTGAAGACGCGCGAAGGCCGGCCGATCAAGATCGAGGGAAATCCGGAAGATCCGCTCTCGCGCGGCCGCGTCTGCGTGCGCGGCGAGCTCGGCCTGATGCAGACCTACGACCACGGCCGCTTCAAGGGCCCGATGAAGCGCGTGGTCGACCCCGACGGCTCGAGCTCCCACGTCGCCGTGACCTGGGAGGAGGGCGCGACGCTGCTGGTCGATGCGCTGCGCGCGAATCCCGGCAAGGCCTTCTTCCTCGGTGGACACGAGACGGGGACGCGCGATGCGCTGATCGATCAGGCACTCGCGGCGATCGGCTCCGCCGGCCAGCGGCTGCGCTTCGAGCCGTACGCCCACGAGGCGCTGCGCCGCGCCAACGAGCTGGTCTTCGGAACTCGCGCGGTGCCGCAGTTCCGGATCGGCGAAGCCGACGTTCTGATCGCCTTCGGCACCGACTTCCTCGAGACCTGGCTCTCGCCGCTCGCCAACCAGATCGCCTACTCGGAGGCCCGCGCCGAAGGCAAGGGCTTCGCGAGCTTCGTCGGCCCGCGACTCGGTCTCACCGGCGGCAACACCGATCAGTGGCTGGCGCCGACGCCGGGCACCGAGGTGCTCGTCGCGATCGCGCTCGCGAGCGAGGTGGCGAAGATCCGCGGCTCAGCGCCCGACGCGCTGCGCGGCGTGTTCTCCAAGTACTCCGCCGCCTCCGTCGCGGACCGCACGGGGATCGCCGCGCCCGTCCTCTCGAAGCTCGCCGAGCGCATCGCCGCCGCGTCGGCGCCGCTCGCGCTCCCGCCGGGCGTGGAGCTGCAGGGGACCAACGCGGCGCGCTTCGCCGCGGCGGTGCAGATCCTGAACGCGGTCTCCGGAGCCGTGGGCAAGACGCTGGTCTTCGGCGCGGACCACAACGTCGGCCGGCTCGCGCGCTTCCAGGATCTCTCCGAGCTCGCCGGACGGATGCGCGGCGGCGAGATCGGCGTCCTGCTGGTGCACGACACGAACCCGGCGCTCACCGCGCCGCAAGTCGGGCTCGCCGACGCGATCGCGTCGGGAAAGGTCTTCACGGTCAGCTTCGCCAGCGCCCCCGACGAGACCTCGGCGCTCGCCGACCTGATCCTGCCCGACCACACCGCGTACGAAGCATGGGGCGATGCCGAGCCGGTGCGCGGCATCCGGCAGCTGCAGCAGCCCGCCGTGCGTCCGCTCTTCGACACGCGCGCGACCGTCGAGGTTCTGCTCGACGCGGCACGCGCGCTCGGCGCGACGGTTCCCGAGGGCGGCCTGCGCGATCAGCTCAGCGCCGCCTGGGGCGGGCGAGCCAGCTTCGAGGCGGCGCTGGCCGTCGGCGGAGAGCGGCAGAGCGTCGCAGCGACGCCGATCGGTGTCGCGTCCGGCGCGGGCTCGATCGACTTCGAGCCGGCCGCGCTCATTGGCAACGGCGCGGACCCGGTGCTCGTGGTCTACCCGTCGCACCATCTCTTCGACGGCCGACTCACGCGCGTGCAGGCGCTGCACGAGATTCCCGACCCGGTCACCAAGACGATGTGGGGCAGCTACGCGGAGCTGCACCCCGAGACCGCAAGCGCGCTCGGCATCGAGCTCGGCGACGTGCTCTCCGTCACCACCGAAGGCGGAGAGGTCGAGATCACCGCGTTCCCGCACACGGCGATCCGCCCCGGCGTGGTCGCGATCCAGGTCGGACGCGGCACGCTCCCGCGCGATCCCGAGGCCCCGCTCTCAGGACAGGGCACCTGGGGTCGCGACGTGATCGGCGTGAACGCGTTCGAGCTGATTCCGGGCCGCCTCGATTCCGAGAGCGGCGCGCTCGCCTGGCTCTCGACGCGTGCCTCGATCAAGAACACGAAGGTCCGCGCCAACGTCACGCGCGCGCAGATCACGTTCGATCAAGAAGACCGCGGCTTCGGCAAGGCGGTCGGGCTCGCGGCGCTTCCGGAGCTCGAGCCCTGGGGCCGGAAGAGCCACGGCGGCGGGCACGCGAAGAAGGCCGAGGCCGGCCACGAGGCGGCGATGCCGTGGCAGGGCGACGCCGAGCACCTGATGATCCGCGAGTACGACGTGGCAGCGGACGCGCACGAGACGAGTCCGTACCGCTGGGGCATGTCGATCGACCAGGACGCGTGCACCGGCTGCAACGCCTGCATGGCCGCGTGCATCACCGAGAACAACACGCCCGTGGTCGGCCCCACGAACGTGCGAGTCGGGCGCGAGATGCACTGGATCCGCATCGAGCGGTACGTCGAGCAAGTCGGCGAGGGCGAGGTCGACGTCCGGCACACGCCAATGCTCTGCCAGCACTGCGGCGCGGCTCCGTGCGAGAGCGTCTGTCCGGCGCTGGCGACCTACCACAGCGCGGAAGGTCTGAACGTGATGGTGCCCAACCGCTGCATCGGCACGCGGTTCTGTAGCAACAACTGCCCGTACAAGGCGCGTCGCTTCAACCTCTGGTCCTACGACTGGTACCAGCCGGAGCCCGAGAACCTGGCGTTGAACCCGGACGTGATGGTTCGCGCCAAGGGCGTGATGGAGAAGTGCACCTTCTGCGTGCAGCGCATCAACGGCGCGAAGGACGTCGCGCGGCGCGAGGGTCGCGACGTCCACGAGGGCGAGTTCACCGTGGCCTGCGCCCAGGTCTGTCCATCGAACGCGATCACCTTCGGCAACCTGCGCGAACCCGAATCGGCCGTGGCGAAGCTGCGCACCATCCCGCGCGCCTACCGGATCCTGGAACACCTGTATACGCGACCCGCGGTCTCCTATCTGATGTCGATCCGGCGCGTGGAAGAGGCGTAAGCACCCATGGCGGCGATCACCGAACCCGTTCCGCAGACCCCGGACCAGATCAACGACGACATCCTGCGCGTTCTGGAGCCACCCACTCCGCTCTACGTCCTGGGCGTGCTCTTCTGCGCGACCCTCGTCGGAGTGGGCGTGGTCGCGTTCCTGTACCAGACCTACTGGGGACTGGGGCCGACCGGCCTGACCCACCCGGTCATGTGGGGCGTGTACATCACGACCTTCGTGTTCTGGGTCGGCATCGCGCACGCGGGAACGCTGATCTCGGCGATCCTGTTCCTGTTCCGCGCCAAGTGGCGAAACGCGGTGAACCGCGGCGCGGAGTCGATGACCGTCTTCGCGGTTCTGATCGCGGCGATGTTCCCGCTGATCCACATCGGCCGCGTCTACAAGTTCTATTTCATGGTGCCGTACCCGAATCAGCGCGGGCTCTGGGTGAACTTCAAGTCCCCGCTCGTCTGGGATCTGTTCGCGATCAACACGTACATGATCACGTCGATCATGTTCTTCCTGGTCGGGCTGGTGCCGGACCTGGCCGCGGCCCGCGACCGCGTGCGCGACTGGCGGCGGCACCTGTACCGCGTGGCCGCGCTCGGCTGGCGCGGATCGTCGGAGCAGTGGCGGCACTGGTCGCGCGCGGTGCTGCACCTGTCGGGTCTGGCGACGCCGCTGGTCCTCTCGGTGCACAGCGTCGTGTCCTGGGATTTCGCCACGTCGCTGGTGCCGGGCTGGCACACGACGATCTTCGCGCCGTACTTCGTCGCCGGCGCGATCTTCTCCGGCGTCGCCATGGTCATCACCGTGCTCGTGCCGGTGCGCAAGGCCTTCGGGCTCGAGGCCTACCTGCGCAAGGACCACTTCGACAACATGGGCAAGCTGATCCTGCTCACGTCGTCGATCGTCGGGTACGCCTACGGCATGGAGTACTTCATGGCGTGGTACAGCGCGAACCCGTACGAGCAGATGTCGTTCTGGTTCCGCGGCTTCGGTTACCACTGGACCTCGACCTGGATCATGATCAGCTGCAACGTGCTCTCTCCGCTGCCGCTCTGGTTCAAGTGGTGCCGCACGAACGTCGCCTGGATGTGGGTCACCTCGATCTTCATCAACATCGGAATGTGGTTCGAGCGCTACGTCATCATCATGACCGGGCTCTCGCACGAGTACGATCCGGCCGCCTGGGGTTACTACGTCCCGAGTGTCGTCGAACTCACGATCCTCGTCGCGAGCTTCGCGCTGTTCCTCACCATGTTCCTGATCTTCCTGCGGCTCGCGCCCGTGATCGCGATCCAGGAAGTGAAGGAACTCTGGTACGAGGGCCGGAGCGAGAAGGGACATCACTGATGGCGCAGGTGCTAGGAGTCCTGAAGACGCCCGACGAGACGATCTCGGCGATCCACGCGCTGAAGTCGGCGGGCTTCGACGCGCTCGAGGTCTACTCGCCGGTCCCGAGTCACGGGATCGAGGAGGCGCTCGATCGTGGCCCGTCGATGGTTCGTCTGTACACGCTGATCGGCTGCCTGACGGGAGTGTCGTTCGGCTACTTCCTGCAGATCTGGACCGCGTACGAGTGGCCGCTGGTGATCGGCGGCAAGCCGTTCGCGTCGATTCCCGCGTACGCGATCGTGGGCTTCGAGATGAACATCCTGCTCGGTGGTCTCTTCACCGTGCTCTCACTGCTCTTCTTCGGTCTGTGGCGAGCGCGCAAGGGGCACGATGCCTACCAGCCCGGCTTCTCGGGCGATCTCTTCGGCTGCGTGGTCTCGTGCCACGGCGATCAGATCGCGCGCGCGCAGGAGCTGCTGAGGCGCAGCGGCTCGACGGAGGTGCGTGTTGTCGAGAGCTAAGGCACTCGCGGCGCTGGCCGCGGCGCTGGTCGCGTCCGGCTGCTGGGAGCAGGTCGACAAGCACTGGTTCACCCAGATGAAGGACGGGCCGGCAGTGCAGGCGCTCGAGGAGGCTCCGCGGCTTCCGCCCGACGGAACCATTCCGGCCGGCGGCATGGCGCCGCGTCTGCCCGCGGACTACGCGATGCCGCTGATGGCGCCGGAGGGGCGGGTGCTCGCGAATCCGATCGCGGCCACTCCGGAGTCGATCGCGCGCGGCAAGGATCAGTACGAGATCAACTGCGTCGTCTGCCACGGCACCGACGGACTCTCGATTCCGGGTCCGCAGAATCCGGTGATCCTGAAGCTGATGCAGAACGGCGCGGTGGTCTTCCCGCTGGCCGGCATTCCCGCCTACACCGACGGGATGATCTTCTACAAGATCTGGTACGGGAAGCCCAACATGCCCGGCTATCCGCAGATCCCCGAACAGGATCGCTGGCACATCGTCAACTACCTGCGCACGCTGATCAAAGGGGCCCCCCAGCCGTGAGCCACGACGTCGCGACACCCGGATCCCTGCCCAAGGTCCCCGCCGCCATCTTCGGCGCGCTCGTCGTCGTCGGCGCGGTCACGCTGATCTTCGGCGTGGCGAGCTCCGACGCAGAGCTGGCCAATCGCACCTATCGCGTGTTCCTGCACAACTGGCTGCTCTGGGCGGTGCTCTCGAACGGCGCGCTCGTGCTCTCGGCGGGAATGCGGCTCACCAACGCCAACTGGCAGGGGCCGATCCAGCGCGTCGCGGACTCGATGGGCGCGTACCTTCCGGCGT contains:
- a CDS encoding DUF3341 domain-containing protein; the encoded protein is MAQVLGVLKTPDETISAIHALKSAGFDALEVYSPVPSHGIEEALDRGPSMVRLYTLIGCLTGVSFGYFLQIWTAYEWPLVIGGKPFASIPAYAIVGFEMNILLGGLFTVLSLLFFGLWRARKGHDAYQPGFSGDLFGCVVSCHGDQIARAQELLRRSGSTEVRVVES
- a CDS encoding 4Fe-4S dicluster domain-containing protein, giving the protein MPEIDRRDFLKIVGMTAGAAATVACNEPIQKIIPYLNQPTEVIPGLATWYNSTCRACPAACSVRVKTREGRPIKIEGNPEDPLSRGRVCVRGELGLMQTYDHGRFKGPMKRVVDPDGSSSHVAVTWEEGATLLVDALRANPGKAFFLGGHETGTRDALIDQALAAIGSAGQRLRFEPYAHEALRRANELVFGTRAVPQFRIGEADVLIAFGTDFLETWLSPLANQIAYSEARAEGKGFASFVGPRLGLTGGNTDQWLAPTPGTEVLVAIALASEVAKIRGSAPDALRGVFSKYSAASVADRTGIAAPVLSKLAERIAAASAPLALPPGVELQGTNAARFAAAVQILNAVSGAVGKTLVFGADHNVGRLARFQDLSELAGRMRGGEIGVLLVHDTNPALTAPQVGLADAIASGKVFTVSFASAPDETSALADLILPDHTAYEAWGDAEPVRGIRQLQQPAVRPLFDTRATVEVLLDAARALGATVPEGGLRDQLSAAWGGRASFEAALAVGGERQSVAATPIGVASGAGSIDFEPAALIGNGADPVLVVYPSHHLFDGRLTRVQALHEIPDPVTKTMWGSYAELHPETASALGIELGDVLSVTTEGGEVEITAFPHTAIRPGVVAIQVGRGTLPRDPEAPLSGQGTWGRDVIGVNAFELIPGRLDSESGALAWLSTRASIKNTKVRANVTRAQITFDQEDRGFGKAVGLAALPELEPWGRKSHGGGHAKKAEAGHEAAMPWQGDAEHLMIREYDVAADAHETSPYRWGMSIDQDACTGCNACMAACITENNTPVVGPTNVRVGREMHWIRIERYVEQVGEGEVDVRHTPMLCQHCGAAPCESVCPALATYHSAEGLNVMVPNRCIGTRFCSNNCPYKARRFNLWSYDWYQPEPENLALNPDVMVRAKGVMEKCTFCVQRINGAKDVARREGRDVHEGEFTVACAQVCPSNAITFGNLREPESAVAKLRTIPRAYRILEHLYTRPAVSYLMSIRRVEEA
- a CDS encoding cytochrome c3 family protein, encoding MEPRKRTLIGLCLVGICASVLTATAAGLYEYTPEEQTGPEQPIAFNHEIHAGSVEAGNLGMQCLYCHGPAARGQHATVPPVSTCLGCHNHVKVGRTEGSAEEIAKIQEFAAKGESIPWIRIHDLPDHVQFKHMRHVNAGVACQECHGEVQNMKRVYLVPQMQFTRRSLWTPSQKLEMGWCMECHLERGGSDDCAACHY
- a CDS encoding histidine phosphatase family protein, whose translation is MELLLVRHGATEELHARRYGDHGLSEEGRAQAAALAHSLRERPFDVCLVSPLRRAKETAGILVRGRGIALRTHDCLAEGALGRLDGVDHGEALRRWPDDFRLGRTVLARLSASGFTAPGGESRAAFLARAREAQALCQALLFDESARALVVSHGGLLAYLVQLLLGREPRDDAALGFDFCGVARVISYREDPAFGPFAMLRFAPV
- a CDS encoding hydrogenase; its protein translation is MAAITEPVPQTPDQINDDILRVLEPPTPLYVLGVLFCATLVGVGVVAFLYQTYWGLGPTGLTHPVMWGVYITTFVFWVGIAHAGTLISAILFLFRAKWRNAVNRGAESMTVFAVLIAAMFPLIHIGRVYKFYFMVPYPNQRGLWVNFKSPLVWDLFAINTYMITSIMFFLVGLVPDLAAARDRVRDWRRHLYRVAALGWRGSSEQWRHWSRAVLHLSGLATPLVLSVHSVVSWDFATSLVPGWHTTIFAPYFVAGAIFSGVAMVITVLVPVRKAFGLEAYLRKDHFDNMGKLILLTSSIVGYAYGMEYFMAWYSANPYEQMSFWFRGFGYHWTSTWIMISCNVLSPLPLWFKWCRTNVAWMWVTSIFINIGMWFERYVIIMTGLSHEYDPAAWGYYVPSVVELTILVASFALFLTMFLIFLRLAPVIAIQEVKELWYEGRSEKGHH
- a CDS encoding c-type cytochrome; amino-acid sequence: MSRAKALAALAAALVASGCWEQVDKHWFTQMKDGPAVQALEEAPRLPPDGTIPAGGMAPRLPADYAMPLMAPEGRVLANPIAATPESIARGKDQYEINCVVCHGTDGLSIPGPQNPVILKLMQNGAVVFPLAGIPAYTDGMIFYKIWYGKPNMPGYPQIPEQDRWHIVNYLRTLIKGAPQP